CGTTGCGGCCAGCAAGCCGCTACAGGGTCCAGCCTTTGCGGTATTGATGTTGCAGCACGGCGTTGGCTTCCGGGCAATTGGTGGCCTGAAGTCTGGCGCTGTCCCAGATCAGCTTCTTGCCGACCCGGAAGGCGGCGTTGCCGAGCAGCACTGTCTCGGTGAGCGGCCCGGAGTAATCAAAGTTGCAGAGCGGTTTCCCGCCCGTTTTGATGGCCGCGATCCATTCCTTGTGGTGCCCGAGGGATTGGGGGATGGTTTGCGGCGGCCGGGTGAAGTTGGCGAACTTCGCTTCCGGCAGCAGCGCGTGCTGGCCGTAGTTGGAGATCACCATGCCCTCGCTGCCGACAAACAGGACGCCGCTCTTCCATTGCTGATACAGCGCGCCCTCCACCAGTTGGGGGTGTTTCCCGCCGTGATACCACGTCAACGCCACGGGCGGCTGCGCCCCGCGCGCCGGGAACTCATAGCGCACCACCAACTGGGGCGGCACGGAATGCGGGTGGACGGCGGGCCCATCCAGCACTTCCACCGTCAAGGGCGTTTGCAGGCCCAGCGCCCAGAACGGCAAATCCATGTAATGGCAGCCAAAATCACCCAGGCCGCCCCCGCCAAAGGCCCACCAATTGCGCCAGGCGGCGGGAATCCACGCCGGGTGATAGAAGTGCCCGGCCACCGGCCCCAGCCACAACTCATAATCCAGGTTCGCCGGCACCGGCGGACGGTCCGCGGGCAGGTCCTTGCCGCCATAGGTGACGTTCACCCACACATGCACTTCCTTCACCGCGCCAATCACGCCTGCCTGAATCAACTCGACGACCCGCCGGTAATTGTTTTCGGCGTGAATCTGCGTGCCGATCTGCGTCACCCGCTTCATCCGGCGCGCCGTTTCCATCACCCGGCGGCATTCAGAGACGGTGCGCGTCAACGGCTTCTCGACGTACACATGATACCCCTTGTTCATGGCCGTGACGGTCGCCACCGCATGGGTGTGATCCGGCGTGCTGACCACCACCGCGTCCAGGTCGGGATGCTCCAGCAACTCCCGGAAATCCCGGTACGTCCGGGCCCCCTTATGCTTCTCCAACGCCGCCTGCAAATACCCCTGATCCACATCGCACAGCGCCACCACGTTTTCCCCGGAGACGCCTTGTAGGTTGCTGCCCCCGCGATGCGCCACGCCGATCACGCCGACATTCAATTTCTCCCCGACGGCAATCTTGCCGGCGGCGGGAAAGGCGGCCACCGTCATCAAACCGCCGGTGGCGAACGCGGAACGCGCCACAAATTGGCGCCGGGATAGCCTTTGTTTCATAATACG
The Verrucomicrobiota bacterium DNA segment above includes these coding regions:
- a CDS encoding Gfo/Idh/MocA family oxidoreductase, encoding MKQRLSRRQFVARSAFATGGLMTVAAFPAAGKIAVGEKLNVGVIGVAHRGGSNLQGVSGENVVALCDVDQGYLQAALEKHKGARTYRDFRELLEHPDLDAVVVSTPDHTHAVATVTAMNKGYHVYVEKPLTRTVSECRRVMETARRMKRVTQIGTQIHAENNYRRVVELIQAGVIGAVKEVHVWVNVTYGGKDLPADRPPVPANLDYELWLGPVAGHFYHPAWIPAAWRNWWAFGGGGLGDFGCHYMDLPFWALGLQTPLTVEVLDGPAVHPHSVPPQLVVRYEFPARGAQPPVALTWYHGGKHPQLVEGALYQQWKSGVLFVGSEGMVISNYGQHALLPEAKFANFTRPPQTIPQSLGHHKEWIAAIKTGGKPLCNFDYSGPLTETVLLGNAAFRVGKKLIWDSARLQATNCPEANAVLQHQYRKGWTL